The following proteins are encoded in a genomic region of Mycoplasma sp. NEAQ87857:
- a CDS encoding HAD family hydrolase → MDKKTNYTTYVFDLDGTLLNSKKQVSSANASMLNLLQNKKKQIIIATGRPYYMNLGLFNDLNIKGPMISANGSIIYDLSTKQLVYQSTIDKPTAKLITQYLEDNQIDYLGYTTYFMVGKNFNNPSWFNQRIYPFMKEDNKYKWDYREIEIAKNSDDLDFVKLLVLCEKNESKIADLKQFLAQFNSIYTVASQQEVLDIMPKGTNKGNTLIKLAQIYNINLNDAVAFGDADNDIEMLKAVGYPIAMGNAEESLKQVAKDITLTNDQDGVAIKIKELEDEII, encoded by the coding sequence ATGGACAAAAAAACTAATTACACCACTTATGTATTTGATTTAGATGGAACTTTGTTAAATTCTAAAAAACAAGTTTCATCTGCAAATGCATCAATGTTAAATTTATTGCAAAATAAAAAGAAACAAATTATTATAGCTACAGGTAGACCTTATTATATGAACTTAGGTTTATTTAATGATTTAAATATCAAAGGCCCTATGATTTCAGCTAATGGTTCAATCATTTATGATTTATCTACTAAACAATTAGTTTATCAATCAACGATTGATAAACCTACAGCTAAATTAATTACTCAATATCTTGAAGATAATCAAATTGATTATTTAGGTTATACTACTTATTTTATGGTGGGTAAAAACTTTAATAATCCTTCTTGATTTAATCAAAGAATTTATCCTTTTATGAAAGAAGATAATAAGTATAAATGAGATTATAGAGAAATAGAAATTGCTAAAAACAGTGATGACTTAGACTTTGTAAAATTATTGGTGTTGTGTGAAAAAAATGAATCTAAAATCGCTGATTTAAAACAATTTCTTGCTCAATTTAACTCAATTTATACTGTAGCTTCCCAACAAGAAGTTCTAGACATTATGCCAAAAGGAACTAATAAAGGAAATACGTTAATCAAATTAGCTCAAATTTATAATATTAATCTTAATGATGCTGTAGCTTTTGGTGATGCAGATAATGATATAGAAATGCTTAAAGCTGTAGGTTATCCTATAGCAATGGGAAATGCTGAAGAATCATTAAAACAAGTAGCTAAAGATATAACTTTAACTAATGACCAAGATGGTGTTGCAATTAAAATTAAGGAATTAGAAGATGAAATTATTTAG
- a CDS encoding PTS sugar transporter subunit IIA translates to MSKLNLLENLIENKSIRVHLEAKDWKDAIKLACLPLEQSGVINEKYYNEILNQTAKYGPYYVIAPQLAMPHASATEDCVFGNGFSLITLRHPVVFENDQEVSVLIGLAAKDGETHTQIAIPQIIAVFEDPDNVTKIQEFKTEQEIIDFIKSVDYTKYLP, encoded by the coding sequence ATGAGTAAATTAAATTTATTAGAAAATTTAATTGAAAATAAATCAATTAGAGTTCACTTAGAAGCTAAAGATTGAAAAGATGCAATCAAATTAGCTTGCTTACCTCTAGAGCAATCTGGGGTTATTAATGAAAAATATTACAATGAAATCTTAAATCAAACTGCTAAATATGGTCCTTATTATGTTATTGCGCCACAATTAGCAATGCCTCATGCTTCAGCTACTGAAGATTGTGTATTTGGAAATGGATTTTCTTTAATTACTTTAAGACACCCAGTAGTATTTGAAAATGATCAAGAAGTAAGTGTTCTTATTGGTCTTGCTGCAAAAGATGGAGAAACCCACACTCAAATTGCAATCCCACAAATTATTGCAGTTTTTGAAGATCCAGATAATGTAACTAAGATTCAAGAATTTAAAACTGAACAAGAAATCATTGATTTTATTAAATCAGTTGATTACACAAAATATTTACCTTAA
- a CDS encoding PTS ascorbate transporter subunit IIC yields MSAKKFHINWRALIFVGSVLGLFLISLLATLGVKGFNANGFKFYIDQILIGNFFGINPLLIGLMVLIGYLVLGRSFVDSFLGMIKAMIGVLILSIGAGVLVSTAKPIFLAIASLGTQITPLDPYFALAGGDAWLKSLNLVFYTSAISFILMIGFFINILFVIFRRYTNTHSLMITGHVMLQQSTVITVILVSFFMLQGIDMNATGAQVGVIVLGSIILGTYWSVATSATIKGSDVVTENAGFCVGHQQMLGLAIAYKIGRFFGKKENSSENMKLHPKLKIFEDNIFSQVIILLALFIVLIIIIQAKTGQFVDDKFQVNGKNLIDVASNKDLKIAGAVINFGNWKAARGNAFWLVNVIFTVLKLVGSILVIQMGVRMFVSELQQSFQGIGEKLIPGSVVAVDVAATYGFSPNSVTYGFFSGTLAQYLAFGLVLGISFAIPASASFKLAIGIPLFITLFFNSGSIGVFANASGGYRAAFIVPAILGFFGIIVSSLGLSMMNFLFSSHKTSLDALQLALNSKGDINSPFLSGYIGMFDWNFFYGGAMAISAFNPTVGIIVFSSIPVSLIIFAQLMDSGRQTKATALQNIFKIKPQLITEG; encoded by the coding sequence ATGTCAGCTAAGAAATTTCATATTAACTGACGGGCATTAATCTTTGTTGGTAGTGTATTAGGTTTATTTTTAATCTCTTTACTTGCAACTTTAGGAGTAAAGGGATTTAATGCAAATGGTTTTAAATTTTACATTGATCAAATTTTAATTGGAAACTTTTTTGGTATTAACCCACTACTAATTGGATTAATGGTTCTAATTGGTTATTTAGTTCTTGGTCGTAGCTTTGTTGATTCGTTTTTAGGAATGATTAAGGCTATGATTGGTGTTCTTATTTTAAGTATCGGTGCAGGAGTATTAGTTTCAACTGCAAAACCTATTTTCCTAGCGATTGCTAGTTTAGGAACTCAAATTACTCCATTAGATCCTTATTTTGCTTTAGCAGGGGGGGACGCTTGATTAAAATCTCTTAATTTAGTATTCTACACCTCAGCAATCTCATTTATTTTAATGATTGGATTCTTTATTAACATTTTATTTGTTATTTTCCGTCGTTATACAAACACACACTCATTAATGATTACTGGACATGTTATGTTACAACAATCAACTGTTATTACAGTAATCTTAGTTTCATTCTTTATGCTTCAAGGTATTGATATGAATGCTACTGGAGCTCAAGTTGGTGTTATTGTTCTTGGAAGTATTATTTTAGGTACTTACTGATCAGTTGCAACTTCAGCAACTATTAAAGGATCAGATGTTGTTACAGAAAATGCTGGATTTTGTGTTGGTCACCAACAAATGCTAGGATTAGCTATTGCATACAAAATCGGTAGATTCTTTGGTAAAAAAGAAAACTCATCAGAAAATATGAAACTTCATCCAAAATTAAAAATCTTTGAAGACAATATTTTCTCACAAGTAATTATTCTTTTAGCTCTTTTCATTGTATTAATTATTATTATTCAAGCCAAAACAGGTCAATTTGTTGATGATAAATTCCAAGTTAATGGTAAAAATTTAATAGATGTTGCATCTAATAAAGATTTAAAAATTGCAGGAGCAGTTATTAACTTTGGAAACTGAAAAGCTGCAAGAGGAAATGCATTTTGATTAGTTAATGTTATTTTCACAGTATTAAAACTTGTTGGATCAATTTTAGTAATCCAAATGGGTGTTAGAATGTTCGTTTCTGAACTTCAACAATCATTCCAAGGAATTGGAGAAAAATTAATCCCAGGTTCAGTAGTTGCGGTTGATGTTGCTGCTACATATGGATTTAGTCCAAACTCAGTAACTTATGGATTCTTCAGTGGTACTTTAGCACAATATTTAGCATTTGGTCTTGTTTTAGGAATATCATTTGCAATTCCTGCTAGTGCATCATTTAAATTAGCAATTGGAATTCCATTATTTATTACATTGTTCTTCAACTCTGGATCAATTGGAGTTTTTGCAAATGCTTCAGGTGGATACCGTGCTGCATTTATCGTTCCAGCAATCTTAGGATTCTTTGGAATTATAGTATCAAGTTTAGGATTAAGTATGATGAACTTCTTATTTAGTTCTCACAAAACATCATTAGATGCATTACAACTTGCACTTAATTCTAAAGGTGATATCAATTCACCATTCTTAAGCGGATACATTGGTATGTTTGACTGAAACTTCTTCTATGGTGGAGCTATGGCAATTTCAGCATTCAATCCTACAGTTGGAATAATTGTATTTAGCTCAATCCCAGTATCATTAATTATCTTTGCTCAATTAATGGATTCAGGAAGACAAACCAAAGCAACAGCTTTACAAAATATATTTAAAATCAAACCACAATTAATTACAGAAGGTTAA
- a CDS encoding IS1634 family transposase yields the protein MKKEKWIIVRSKRKDTYYITAAISNGHARGYKRSIGLGNLEKLEKSTKDPINLLKEACVSWDPEWPKDKILQEVNKVLKNSVVESKVVNYGHQVLFNTIDDLDIFEKTKETRSKELIKILKFIISTRILKQQSLIKTFESIPDYEIEFDSKKTTFYNSLDYLSDNKTTILKNINNSLISKNLRSVDVMWFDSSTVYFETFTSLGLKHPGYSKDGKFKEDQIVVGLITDENGIPIHYKLFKGNTADPNTFIPFINEIKKIYNLRMVTIIADRGMSTNKNIRFLEQNNIDFIISYRLKIATKRTKLFPQDPEGYVDLDNFKFKEETYESLWQKKRPNGRTRRRIITYSEKRAKKDKQDRQILIDNFNKKAKNGIVAQADLLAGKKYKFFKEIENGKTTSYKLDYEKIERDKKFDGLYAYETSRHDLTVQDVVDLYAKQWQVEENFRTLKNALRIRPVYVRSDKHIEGYFLLCFISLVLMRYLLTLVNKNLEPVLGVKNERFTNTRLIKAILSANKYIEVVNSKIITEKLIENKDNTQHLNDFALIKKILETQKM from the coding sequence ATGAAAAAAGAAAAGTGAATTATTGTTAGAAGTAAAAGAAAAGACACATACTACATCACAGCAGCTATCTCAAATGGTCATGCTAGAGGTTATAAGAGAAGTATTGGTTTGGGGAATTTAGAAAAATTAGAAAAATCTACAAAAGACCCAATTAATCTCTTAAAAGAAGCTTGTGTTAGTTGAGATCCTGAATGACCTAAAGACAAAATTTTGCAAGAAGTAAATAAAGTTCTTAAAAATTCAGTTGTTGAATCAAAAGTTGTTAATTATGGTCATCAAGTTTTATTTAACACAATTGATGACTTGGATATTTTTGAGAAGACAAAAGAAACAAGATCAAAAGAATTAATAAAAATATTGAAATTTATAATTTCAACACGTATCCTAAAACAACAAAGTCTTATTAAAACTTTTGAAAGTATTCCTGATTATGAAATTGAATTTGATTCAAAAAAGACTACATTTTACAACTCTTTAGATTATCTTTCAGATAATAAAACAACTATTTTAAAAAACATCAATAATTCATTAATTTCTAAAAACCTAAGATCTGTTGATGTTATGTGATTTGATTCATCAACTGTATATTTTGAAACTTTTACAAGTTTAGGTCTTAAACACCCTGGATATTCAAAAGATGGAAAATTCAAAGAAGATCAAATTGTAGTAGGTTTAATCACTGATGAAAATGGTATTCCAATCCATTACAAATTATTTAAAGGTAATACAGCTGATCCAAATACTTTCATTCCATTTATCAATGAAATCAAGAAAATTTACAACCTTAGAATGGTTACAATAATTGCTGATAGAGGAATGAGTACTAATAAAAACATCAGATTTCTAGAACAAAATAATATAGATTTTATAATCTCTTACAGATTAAAAATCGCTACTAAAAGAACTAAATTATTCCCTCAAGATCCTGAAGGATATGTTGATTTAGATAATTTTAAATTCAAAGAAGAAACTTATGAATCACTATGACAGAAAAAACGTCCAAACGGAAGAACTAGACGTAGAATAATAACTTATAGTGAAAAACGTGCTAAAAAAGACAAGCAAGATAGACAAATTCTTATTGATAATTTCAATAAAAAAGCTAAAAATGGTATTGTTGCTCAAGCTGATTTGCTTGCTGGTAAAAAATACAAATTCTTTAAAGAAATTGAAAATGGTAAAACAACTTCTTATAAGTTAGATTACGAAAAAATCGAAAGAGATAAAAAGTTTGATGGTTTATATGCTTATGAAACATCAAGACACGATCTTACGGTTCAAGATGTTGTTGATTTATATGCAAAACAATGACAAGTTGAAGAAAACTTTAGAACATTAAAAAACGCTTTAAGAATTAGACCTGTGTATGTACGAAGCGACAAACACATTGAAGGATATTTCCTTTTATGCTTTATATCATTAGTTCTTATGAGATATTTACTAACTTTAGTAAATAAAAACCTAGAACCTGTATTAGGTGTTAAAAATGAAAGATTTACCAACACAAGATTAATAAAAGCAATTTTAAGTGCTAATAAATATATTGAAGTGGTAAATTCAAAAATTATCACTGAAAAATTAATAGAAAATAAAGATAATACGCAACATTTAAATGATTTTGCTCTTATCAAAAAGATATTAGAAACTCAAAAAATGTAA
- a CDS encoding L-ribulose-5-phosphate 4-epimerase, translated as MLALPKEYLDEITQLKQEVYEANMLLVKYKLVIHTWGNVSGITKDRKFMVIKPSGVSYDTLKPKDMVITDLDNNIYDSKYNPSVDTPTHTLLYKNNPEMQAIVHTHSPYAVGFAQAGKDIPCYGTTHADNFYGSVPCARALTPDEINGQYEHNTGLVILETFKQRKIDFKACPATLVKEHGPFVWSYKSPKDAVNMALTLEEVAKMAINTIIIENNASHPAQEALIERHYQRKHGKNATYGQKN; from the coding sequence ATGCTTGCTTTACCTAAAGAATATTTAGATGAAATAACTCAACTTAAACAAGAAGTTTATGAAGCTAATATGTTATTAGTTAAATATAAATTAGTAATACACACTTGAGGGAATGTTTCAGGCATTACAAAAGATCGTAAATTTATGGTAATTAAACCTAGTGGAGTATCTTATGATACTTTAAAACCCAAAGATATGGTTATTACTGACTTGGATAATAATATTTATGATTCAAAATACAATCCTTCAGTTGATACCCCTACTCATACTTTGTTGTATAAAAATAATCCAGAAATGCAAGCAATTGTTCATACTCATAGTCCTTATGCTGTAGGTTTTGCTCAAGCAGGAAAAGATATTCCTTGTTATGGAACTACTCATGCAGATAATTTCTATGGTTCAGTTCCTTGTGCAAGAGCTTTAACTCCAGATGAAATTAATGGTCAATATGAACATAATACTGGATTGGTGATTTTAGAAACTTTTAAACAAAGAAAGATTGATTTTAAAGCTTGTCCAGCTACTTTAGTTAAAGAACATGGACCTTTTGTATGAAGTTATAAATCACCTAAAGATGCTGTAAATATGGCATTAACCTTAGAAGAAGTTGCAAAAATGGCAATTAATACTATAATTATTGAAAATAATGCTTCTCATCCTGCTCAAGAAGCACTCATAGAAAGACATTATCAAAGAAAACATGGAAAAAATGCAACTTATGGACAAAAAAACTAA
- a CDS encoding 3-keto-L-gulonate-6-phosphate decarboxylase UlaD, with the protein MAKPLLQIALDNLTIEEAIASAKKVEPYIDVIEVGTILIASEGKKAIKALKDAFPNKIIVADGKIADAGKVFGKMFFENGADYTTCICAAEVPTIVETMKVAKEYGLDKEVQIEMTSNFTWEQVEQWKAAGVPQIVWHRSRDSQASGVKWGEKDINAVKRLADMGFKVTVTGGVSLEDIQLFKDIPIYIFIAGRSLRDANDPLKAGESFQNEFAKYWK; encoded by the coding sequence ATGGCTAAACCATTGTTACAAATTGCTTTAGATAACTTAACTATAGAAGAAGCTATTGCTTCAGCAAAAAAAGTAGAACCTTATATTGATGTTATTGAAGTAGGAACCATTTTAATTGCTAGTGAGGGTAAAAAAGCAATTAAAGCTCTTAAAGATGCTTTTCCAAATAAGATTATAGTTGCTGATGGTAAAATCGCAGATGCTGGAAAAGTATTTGGAAAAATGTTCTTTGAAAATGGAGCAGATTACACCACTTGTATTTGTGCTGCAGAAGTTCCAACTATTGTTGAAACTATGAAAGTAGCTAAAGAATACGGTTTAGATAAAGAAGTTCAAATTGAAATGACTTCAAACTTCACTTGAGAACAAGTAGAACAATGAAAAGCTGCGGGTGTTCCTCAAATTGTATGACATCGAAGCAGAGATTCTCAAGCTAGTGGAGTTAAATGAGGAGAAAAAGATATTAATGCAGTAAAACGTCTAGCTGATATGGGATTTAAAGTCACTGTTACTGGTGGAGTTAGTTTAGAAGACATTCAACTATTTAAAGATATTCCAATTTATATTTTTATTGCAGGTAGATCTTTAAGAGATGCGAATGATCCATTAAAAGCAGGAGAAAGTTTCCAAAATGAATTTGCAAAATACTGAAAATAA
- a CDS encoding L-ribulose-5-phosphate 3-epimerase translates to MNLQNTENNRLVGIYEKAINNKFSLEQKILIAKAAGYDFMEFSVDESDQRLARLDWTNDQIQEVQELLVKHNFNFNSMTLSGHRKYPFGSSDPLIRQKALEIMEKAIILAKKLGIRTIQLAGYDVYYEKSNSLTKKHFIQGIKQAVKLATKHSVMLAFEIMDTRFMGSNTRALTYVNLINSPYLNIYPDLGNIYQWVNKEDLYNEFEIAKNRIVAFHFKDTVPNKFRDTPFGQGTVDFVFMLKILKKLKLNQPIMIEMWSLNDPKETYDQAVKYIADAKDFYHRQWQLAKGDK, encoded by the coding sequence ATGAATTTGCAAAATACTGAAAATAATAGATTAGTTGGAATTTATGAAAAAGCAATTAATAATAAATTCTCACTAGAACAAAAAATTCTTATAGCTAAAGCTGCTGGATATGATTTTATGGAATTTTCAGTTGATGAATCTGATCAGCGTTTAGCAAGATTAGATTGAACTAATGATCAAATTCAAGAAGTTCAAGAACTATTGGTTAAACATAATTTTAATTTCAACTCTATGACACTTAGTGGTCATAGAAAATATCCTTTTGGTTCAAGTGATCCATTAATTAGACAAAAAGCTTTAGAAATAATGGAAAAAGCTATTATTTTAGCTAAAAAACTTGGGATTAGAACTATTCAACTTGCAGGATATGATGTTTATTATGAAAAATCTAATTCATTAACTAAAAAACATTTCATTCAAGGAATTAAACAAGCAGTTAAGCTTGCTACTAAACATTCAGTTATGCTAGCTTTTGAAATTATGGACACAAGATTTATGGGTTCAAATACTAGAGCATTAACTTATGTTAATTTAATTAATAGTCCTTATTTAAATATTTATCCTGATTTAGGTAATATTTACCAATGAGTTAATAAAGAAGATCTTTATAATGAATTTGAAATTGCCAAAAATAGAATTGTAGCATTTCATTTTAAAGATACTGTACCAAATAAATTTAGAGATACACCTTTTGGTCAAGGAACTGTTGATTTTGTTTTTATGCTTAAAATTCTTAAAAAATTAAAACTTAATCAACCAATTATGATTGAAATGTGGTCATTAAATGATCCAAAAGAAACTTATGATCAAGCAGTAAAATACATTGCTGATGCAAAAGATTTTTACCATAGACAATGACAATTAGCTAAAGGAGATAAATAA
- a CDS encoding phospho-furanose lactonase has product MNKKEKFARTVFGDIPASQLGVTDCHDHFIKNGGPEVEEHIDFLMLNVDASIKEFKEFINRGGSTIVTMDPPNVGRDVIRTLEVASAVKDLGGHVIMSTGFHKAKFYDKYCSWLACVPTEDIVKMMVAEIEEGMDIYNYNGPVVKRSSAKAGIIKAGTGYAAIDRLELKALEVAARTSIQTGCPILVHTQLGTMALEVANHLIGFGANPRKIQISHLNKNPDKYYYEKVIKETGVTLCFDGPDRVKYYPDSTLAENIKYLVDKGLQKHITLSLDAGRILYQRNYGITKGKETFGLAYLFDRFIPLLKQLGVGDDAIEDMLINNPREILAFDEPRVYDETKVPEDLQQLKKDLNLI; this is encoded by the coding sequence ATGAATAAAAAAGAAAAATTTGCAAGAACTGTTTTTGGAGATATTCCAGCTTCTCAATTAGGAGTAACAGATTGCCATGACCACTTTATTAAAAATGGTGGTCCAGAAGTAGAAGAACACATTGATTTCTTAATGTTAAATGTTGATGCTTCAATTAAAGAATTTAAAGAATTTATAAATCGTGGAGGAAGCACCATTGTTACAATGGATCCACCTAATGTTGGTAGAGATGTTATCCGTACATTAGAAGTAGCTTCAGCGGTTAAAGATCTTGGAGGACATGTGATTATGTCTACAGGATTTCACAAAGCTAAATTCTATGACAAATACTGCTCATGATTAGCTTGTGTACCTACTGAAGATATTGTTAAAATGATGGTAGCAGAAATTGAAGAAGGAATGGACATTTACAACTATAATGGACCAGTAGTTAAGCGTTCAAGTGCTAAAGCCGGAATTATTAAAGCTGGTACAGGATATGCTGCTATTGATCGTTTAGAATTAAAAGCTCTAGAAGTTGCAGCAAGAACTTCAATCCAAACCGGATGTCCAATTTTAGTACATACTCAATTAGGAACAATGGCATTAGAAGTTGCTAATCACTTAATTGGATTTGGAGCAAATCCACGTAAAATTCAAATTTCACACTTAAACAAAAATCCAGATAAATACTACTATGAAAAAGTTATTAAAGAAACTGGTGTTACTTTATGTTTTGATGGACCAGATCGTGTTAAATACTATCCAGATTCAACACTAGCTGAAAATATTAAATATCTAGTTGATAAAGGATTACAAAAACACATTACTTTAAGCTTAGACGCAGGTAGAATTCTTTACCAAAGAAACTATGGAATCACTAAAGGTAAAGAAACATTTGGTTTAGCATATTTATTTGATAGATTTATTCCACTTTTAAAACAATTAGGAGTTGGGGATGATGCTATTGAAGATATGTTAATTAACAACCCTAGAGAAATTTTAGCTTTTGATGAACCAAGAGTTTATGATGAAACTAAAGTTCCAGAAGATTTACAACAACTTAAAAAAGATTTAAATTTAATTTAA
- the dcm gene encoding DNA (cytosine-5-)-methyltransferase, which translates to MKFFDFCSGIGGGRLGLELNGLECVGHCEIDPKADDTYKLFFNDFNNYGDLTKVDIQKLPDFDFMIAGFPCQTFSIAGKRKGLQDKRGQIIYSLIQILINKNIKCFLLENVKGLINHNKGETLKTIVNELENAGYNVFYKVLNSIDYGVAQSRERIYLVGFKKELGTENFEFPNGKQNNYDFNQFLDEDNDLELQENNPTFLKYLSNKYNQNKYTIDEITNWENCVIDWRQSDLRKYNKVFPTLRTGRHGLLYIKNKKIKKLNGYEALLLQGFPKEIAIKVKQHKIPNNTVLSQAGNAMTVSVIKEITHHMLKEIKGIN; encoded by the coding sequence ATGAAATTTTTTGATTTTTGTTCAGGAATAGGTGGAGGAAGATTAGGTTTAGAATTAAATGGTTTGGAATGTGTTGGGCATTGTGAAATTGATCCAAAAGCAGATGATACTTATAAATTATTTTTTAATGATTTTAATAATTACGGAGATTTAACAAAAGTAGATATTCAAAAATTACCTGATTTTGATTTTATGATTGCGGGTTTTCCTTGTCAAACTTTTTCAATCGCAGGTAAAAGAAAAGGTTTGCAAGACAAAAGAGGTCAAATCATTTATTCTTTAATCCAAATATTAATTAATAAGAATATAAAGTGTTTTCTTCTTGAAAACGTTAAAGGTTTAATAAATCATAATAAAGGCGAAACACTAAAAACTATTGTCAATGAATTAGAAAATGCTGGATACAATGTTTTTTACAAAGTTTTAAATAGTATCGATTATGGTGTAGCACAATCAAGAGAAAGAATCTATTTAGTAGGTTTTAAAAAAGAATTAGGAACAGAGAACTTTGAGTTTCCAAACGGTAAACAAAACAACTATGATTTTAATCAATTTTTAGATGAAGATAATGATCTAGAATTGCAAGAAAACAATCCTACTTTTTTAAAGTACTTATCAAATAAATACAACCAAAATAAATACACTATTGATGAGATAACAAATTGAGAAAATTGTGTTATTGATTGACGACAATCAGATCTTAGAAAATATAATAAAGTATTCCCTACTTTAAGAACCGGAAGACATGGGTTGTTATATATAAAAAATAAAAAAATCAAGAAATTAAACGGTTATGAAGCATTACTATTGCAAGGTTTTCCAAAAGAAATAGCAATTAAAGTTAAACAACACAAAATACCAAATAACACGGTATTATCTCAAGCTGGTAATGCTATGACTGTAAGTGTTATTAAAGAAATAACACATCATATGCTAAAAGAAATAAAAGGTATAAATTAA
- a CDS encoding type II restriction endonuclease translates to MNKIELGSMTAKNGFKNEIEIVNKFNNWKNDIDAQVWLKIMQYNLENIEYVKAIVISGYKADVNLKVQIKFKNTLDVENIQVKLVSNKKGFNQIDKRWLSSYNNLWEIPQDVYSVLEYFTGEKHPYKTGTRDNRRMFMDEFTENEQKILLDWIDKNKILILTDVLRGRGEFCAEWVLVAQKLDKNAKWVLKNINEVINHYYDDGKITISPKGSIKLGKVTIQRKGGDGGRPSANMLQFKIDPTELF, encoded by the coding sequence ATGAATAAAATTGAATTAGGATCAATGACCGCTAAAAATGGTTTTAAAAACGAAATAGAAATAGTTAATAAATTTAATAATTGAAAAAATGATATTGATGCACAAGTTTGATTGAAAATAATGCAATATAATCTTGAAAATATTGAATATGTAAAAGCGATTGTTATTAGTGGTTATAAAGCTGATGTTAATCTAAAGGTACAAATCAAATTCAAAAATACATTGGATGTTGAAAACATTCAGGTTAAATTAGTAAGTAATAAAAAGGGATTTAATCAAATAGACAAAAGATGATTATCAAGTTATAATAATTTATGAGAAATTCCGCAAGATGTGTATTCAGTTTTGGAATACTTCACCGGAGAAAAACACCCATATAAAACTGGTACAAGAGATAATAGACGGATGTTTATGGACGAATTTACAGAAAATGAACAAAAAATCTTATTAGATTGAATAGATAAAAATAAAATTCTTATTCTTACAGATGTTTTAAGGGGTAGGGGTGAATTTTGTGCTGAATGAGTATTGGTTGCTCAAAAACTTGATAAAAATGCAAAATGAGTTCTAAAAAATATAAATGAAGTTATAAATCATTATTATGATGATGGAAAAATCACAATTAGTCCTAAAGGTTCTATAAAACTTGGCAAGGTTACTATTCAGAGAAAAGGTGGTGATGGTGGTAGACCATCAGCTAATATGCTACAATTTAAAATAGATCCAACAGAATTATTCTAA
- a CDS encoding PTS sugar transporter subunit IIB has translation MKVLCLCGSGMGTSMIIKMKVSKAMKDLGILGSVDALGLGQGKSVANNYDVILCTANFVSEVKTSALVYGLKNIMSEQEMKTALSDALSKGIK, from the coding sequence ATGAAAGTTTTATGTTTATGCGGTAGCGGTATGGGAACTAGTATGATTATCAAAATGAAAGTTTCTAAAGCTATGAAAGATCTTGGAATTTTAGGTTCAGTTGATGCTTTAGGATTAGGACAAGGTAAATCTGTAGCTAATAATTATGATGTTATTTTATGCACTGCTAACTTTGTTTCTGAAGTTAAAACTTCAGCTTTAGTATATGGACTTAAAAATATAATGAGTGAACAAGAAATGAAAACAGCATTAAGTGATGCATTATCAAAAGGTATTAAATAA